A stretch of the Planktothricoides raciborskii GIHE-MW2 genome encodes the following:
- a CDS encoding retron system putative HNH endonuclease gives MKYIQKEQEPEKLRSWFNSQFKEDGSCLGCDYRDNLPGDVKRDLKNHLLKEQGFLCCYTGILIDADRSHVEHLKPYALCRYEKKYEDVSYFNLLAAYPGPDYEYTDSHKKGKNKNKKCPFGAQAKDEWYDLDNFVTPLNQDCETRLTFYEDGTIVATDNQDTAAKTTIEKLALDHKQLTDLRKAAIDEVFFSPDIELDELDFIAIADGGYSVKDGEGKYPEFCFVIEQVAKQLIDRV, from the coding sequence ATGAAATACATTCAGAAAGAACAAGAACCAGAAAAATTACGTTCCTGGTTTAATAGTCAATTCAAGGAAGATGGTAGTTGTCTTGGTTGTGACTATAGGGACAATTTACCAGGGGATGTCAAAAGGGATTTAAAGAATCACCTGCTCAAAGAACAAGGATTTCTGTGTTGCTACACAGGTATTTTAATTGACGCCGATCGCTCTCATGTTGAACATCTTAAACCTTACGCCCTTTGTCGATATGAGAAAAAGTATGAAGATGTGAGCTATTTCAACCTCTTAGCCGCCTACCCAGGGCCAGATTATGAATATACGGATAGTCATAAAAAAGGGAAAAATAAAAATAAAAAATGTCCTTTTGGAGCGCAAGCGAAAGATGAATGGTATGATCTTGACAATTTTGTGACTCCGCTAAATCAGGACTGTGAAACTAGGTTGACATTTTATGAAGATGGGACAATTGTCGCTACAGATAATCAAGATACTGCGGCAAAAACGACTATTGAAAAGTTAGCTTTGGATCATAAACAACTTACAGATTTACGTAAAGCAGCAATTGATGAGGTATTTTTTTCGCCAGATATTGAATTAGATGAATTAGACTTTATAGCAATTGCTGATGGTGGATATTCGGTTAAAGATGGAGAGGGTAAATACCCTGAGTTTTGCTTTGTAATTGAGCAAGTTGCCAAACAATTGATCGACAGAGTTTAG
- a CDS encoding AAA family ATPase, with protein MEINRLRLRNFRGFKDAEFHFNPGMNLIVGINGAGKSTVLDALSIAFSKILPKFTVSDSKDNRLSFTANDITIGYKKLEVDVDFQASGIPFECNISGGKSYNLKIKPDSKHILDTIKNEKNQPLVVYFATQRSIVTPGAYKEKDMYNMASGDPSAAFPEALKPRNLRLTEFTDWYLAQNALLNENYSPAKRSIEALNKAVTSFLDQFTNLRVVGKSDLVLDKDGLTLNINQLSEGERGILALILDLVKRLLQANPDLEDPLKDGKAVVLIDELDLHLHPRWQRMVVKKLTDIFPSCQFIATTHSPQIIGEVDPGNIILLEKDQAPYRPDQSLGMDSNWILRFLMETSERDRNTQERLEHIESLIQNRKFSEANQEINSLRELGNFAELVRLQTRIDRISRLGK; from the coding sequence ATGGAAATTAATCGCCTAAGACTCAGGAATTTTCGAGGGTTTAAAGATGCAGAGTTTCACTTTAACCCTGGAATGAATCTAATCGTTGGTATCAACGGTGCAGGTAAATCTACTGTGCTTGATGCATTGAGTATTGCCTTTTCAAAGATATTACCTAAATTTACGGTTTCGGATTCTAAAGACAATCGCCTGAGTTTCACCGCTAATGATATTACGATTGGGTATAAAAAATTAGAGGTTGACGTTGATTTTCAAGCATCAGGAATACCTTTTGAATGTAATATCAGTGGTGGCAAAAGCTATAACTTGAAAATTAAACCGGATAGTAAGCATATTTTAGACACCATAAAAAACGAGAAGAATCAACCTCTTGTAGTTTATTTTGCCACCCAACGCTCAATTGTTACGCCAGGAGCATATAAAGAGAAAGATATGTATAATATGGCTTCAGGCGATCCATCTGCTGCTTTTCCTGAAGCACTGAAGCCTAGAAATCTACGTCTGACTGAATTTACTGATTGGTATTTAGCCCAAAACGCATTGTTAAACGAAAATTATTCACCGGCAAAACGAAGTATTGAGGCTTTAAATAAAGCCGTGACAAGTTTTTTAGATCAATTTACTAATTTGCGGGTTGTTGGTAAGTCAGATTTAGTCCTTGATAAAGATGGATTAACCCTAAATATTAATCAGCTTTCAGAGGGTGAACGAGGTATTTTAGCCTTGATACTCGATCTGGTAAAACGACTTTTACAGGCAAATCCTGATTTAGAAGATCCTCTAAAGGATGGAAAAGCTGTGGTGCTAATTGATGAGTTGGACTTACACTTGCATCCACGCTGGCAACGGATGGTTGTCAAAAAGTTAACAGATATTTTTCCCAGTTGCCAATTTATTGCTACCACTCATTCACCGCAAATTATTGGTGAAGTTGATCCAGGAAATATTATTCTTCTGGAAAAAGATCAAGCACCTTATCGTCCTGACCAGTCACTAGGTATGGATAGTAACTGGATCTTACGCTTCCTGATGGAAACTTCAGAGCGCGATCGCAATACTCAGGAACGGTTAGAGCATATTGAATCATTGATTCAGAATAGGAAATTTTCAGAAGCTAATCAAGAAATCAACAGCCTCCGTGAATTAGGCAACTTTGCTGAATTGGTACGGTTACAAACTCGCATTGATAGGATCAGCCGATTGGGTAAATAG
- a CDS encoding restriction endonuclease subunit S yields MNLQNHSFSEPKASIADELNQEMRKIDELIQVKQRLLELLDEKRHALITHGVTRGVNPHVPMGNSGVEWIGEIPQHWQVIKLRRCILTIEQGRSLKADEKKPEPQEWGVLKLNAVNRGEFDDSQAKTIPISVKIPTSLEINPGDFLITRVNKPDVGAKHDRIKSSVLPNNSSAVMLRPYGDVCYVHKTRHKLVLSHLIYRLRLDESKLDGQFLSYFLQSHLGRLQIDADARGIDPSMGKIYSEQILDWLLLLPPLKEQQCIVAYIETKLNKINYFKMANYDTIELLKERRTAIMKIKESQWKLIA; encoded by the coding sequence ATGAATCTTCAGAATCACTCATTTTCCGAACCAAAAGCAAGCATTGCCGATGAACTAAACCAAGAAATGAGGAAAATCGATGAACTCATTCAAGTCAAACAACGATTATTAGAACTATTAGACGAAAAACGTCACGCCCTAATTACTCATGGGGTAACTCGTGGGGTAAATCCTCATGTTCCAATGGGTAATTCTGGGGTTGAATGGATCGGAGAAATTCCTCAACATTGGCAAGTCATCAAATTAAGGCGCTGTATTTTAACCATTGAACAAGGGAGGAGTTTAAAAGCCGATGAAAAAAAACCAGAACCTCAAGAATGGGGAGTTTTAAAACTGAATGCTGTTAATAGGGGAGAATTTGATGATTCCCAAGCTAAAACGATACCTATCTCTGTCAAAATTCCCACTTCATTAGAAATTAATCCCGGTGATTTTTTAATCACACGAGTTAATAAACCTGATGTAGGGGCGAAGCATGACCGGATAAAATCTTCGGTTTTACCCAATAATTCATCGGCGGTCATGCTTCGCCCTTACGGAGATGTTTGTTATGTTCATAAAACCAGACATAAGTTAGTTTTAAGTCACCTAATCTATCGTTTGAGATTAGATGAATCAAAGCTAGATGGGCAATTTTTGAGTTACTTTTTACAAAGTCATCTAGGGCGATTGCAAATTGATGCCGATGCCAGAGGAATCGATCCATCTATGGGTAAAATTTATTCAGAGCAAATTCTTGATTGGCTATTGCTTCTTCCACCACTCAAAGAGCAACAGTGTATAGTTGCTTACATAGAAACTAAACTAAATAAAATTAATTATTTTAAAATGGCAAATTATGATACAATTGAATTGTTAAAAGAACGTCGCACAGCAATTATGAAAATCAAGGAGTCACAATGGAAATTAATCGCCTAA
- a CDS encoding class I SAM-dependent DNA methyltransferase: MIKEQTADHQQISNLIWQIADLLRGLYQPAEYERVMLPMTVLRRFDSTLAANKQEVLAKYEQSKNQLQDDAIESMRNQAAREKFHNFSELNWGKLKADPYNIAQNFISYINGFSKNVRDIFERFEFAAEIEKMNQEKILYLVISKFGDIDLSPNSVDKRVMGLLFEDLIRRFSEAANKKAGQNFTPPELSRLMVEILFAPDEEMLTKPQIYKLFDPTCGTGGMLAAAQNYFREKNKLAKLVVFGQEVNPRAYAIAACDLLIKDTHQSCIQFGDSLTDDKYPNQTFDYFIASPPLKMNWQKQQNEIKEEHEQLGFDGRFGAGLPTVYDSSLLFLQHQISKFAPYQPENHQNNSGHGSRLAILLNQTPLFSGGVGGGVSKIRKWIIENDWLEAIIALPEQMFYHTDIATYIWIVTNRKPKERQDKIQLIDARQRWQTIREIFGNKSRYFSEENIADVVREYAEFVETETSKIFDRRDFGYNRVRIERPLRLMYQMDLDRQSRFLDAVPHLLDDVQAIDRELGREPRSDWNQVNHLIQELLKQRSSRWKKAERKLFRDVFTERDPQAKPVILKEREATGEPKARVWGWFPVPGQNIQRMYEADSKLRTFEKINLKQEVSDYFLAELAPNLTDAWVDRASIRIAYEINFNRYFYDGTPPRPLAEIDADIKQMGEKMIRLLQEVTG; the protein is encoded by the coding sequence ATGATCAAAGAACAAACAGCAGATCATCAACAAATTTCTAATTTAATCTGGCAAATTGCTGATTTATTGCGTGGTCTTTACCAACCTGCGGAATATGAACGGGTTATGCTACCAATGACGGTATTGCGCCGTTTTGACTCTACACTTGCAGCAAATAAACAAGAAGTTTTAGCCAAATATGAGCAATCCAAAAATCAATTACAAGATGACGCTATTGAATCAATGCGAAATCAAGCCGCAAGAGAAAAATTTCATAATTTTTCTGAACTGAATTGGGGAAAATTAAAAGCCGATCCGTATAATATCGCTCAAAATTTTATCAGCTATATTAATGGCTTTTCCAAAAATGTCCGCGATATTTTTGAACGCTTCGAGTTTGCGGCAGAAATTGAAAAGATGAACCAAGAGAAAATTCTCTACCTAGTCATCTCAAAGTTTGGCGATATTGATTTATCCCCCAACTCAGTAGATAAGCGGGTAATGGGGTTATTGTTTGAAGATTTAATTCGTCGTTTCTCTGAAGCTGCTAACAAAAAAGCAGGGCAAAACTTCACCCCACCAGAACTTAGCCGTTTAATGGTTGAGATTTTATTTGCTCCTGATGAGGAGATGCTCACGAAACCTCAAATTTATAAACTGTTTGACCCTACTTGTGGGACTGGGGGAATGTTAGCAGCAGCGCAAAATTATTTCCGAGAAAAAAATAAATTAGCAAAACTCGTAGTTTTTGGTCAGGAGGTTAATCCTCGCGCTTATGCGATCGCTGCTTGTGACTTATTAATCAAGGATACTCACCAGAGTTGTATTCAGTTTGGTGATTCTCTAACCGATGATAAATACCCGAATCAAACCTTTGATTATTTTATAGCCAGCCCTCCCTTAAAAATGAACTGGCAGAAACAGCAAAATGAAATAAAAGAAGAACATGAACAGCTAGGTTTTGATGGACGGTTTGGGGCTGGCTTACCCACAGTCTATGATAGTTCACTATTATTTTTACAGCATCAGATTAGTAAGTTTGCACCATATCAACCAGAAAATCATCAAAATAATTCTGGTCATGGTTCTCGTCTTGCTATATTATTGAACCAAACACCTTTATTTAGTGGAGGTGTGGGAGGAGGGGTCAGTAAAATTCGCAAATGGATTATAGAAAATGATTGGTTAGAAGCAATTATTGCTCTACCCGAACAGATGTTTTATCACACTGATATTGCCACTTATATTTGGATTGTCACGAACCGGAAACCGAAAGAACGTCAAGACAAAATTCAACTGATAGATGCTCGTCAACGTTGGCAAACCATCAGAGAAATTTTCGGAAATAAAAGCCGTTATTTTAGTGAAGAAAATATTGCCGATGTAGTCCGGGAATATGCGGAATTTGTGGAAACAGAAACCAGCAAAATTTTTGATCGTCGAGATTTTGGCTATAACCGGGTTCGGATTGAACGACCTCTGCGTTTAATGTATCAAATGGATCTCGATCGCCAAAGTCGTTTTCTGGATGCTGTTCCCCATTTACTAGATGATGTCCAGGCGATCGATCGCGAATTAGGGCGCGAACCGCGTTCTGACTGGAACCAAGTTAATCACTTAATCCAGGAATTATTAAAGCAGCGGAGTAGTCGTTGGAAAAAAGCGGAACGAAAGCTATTTAGAGATGTTTTTACAGAACGAGACCCACAGGCAAAACCTGTTATCTTAAAAGAACGCGAGGCAACGGGTGAACCGAAGGCCCGTGTTTGGGGCTGGTTTCCTGTACCCGGTCAAAATATACAACGAATGTACGAGGCTGACTCAAAGTTAAGAACTTTTGAAAAGATTAACTTAAAACAAGAAGTTTCCGATTATTTTTTGGCAGAATTGGCACCTAATCTAACTGATGCTTGGGTGGATCGGGCAAGTATCAGAATTGCCTATGAGATTAATTTTAATCGCTATTTTTACGACGGCACTCCCCCTCGTCCATTAGCGGAAATTGATGCAGATATTAAACAGATGGGAGAGAAGATGATTAGGTTATTGCAGGAGGTGACAGGGTAA
- a CDS encoding McrC family protein, producing the protein MNLDTIKVIEIIEYQSILIPRQDIPQAALDELRQKYKPQLQIGLEDTRYGDFWKLTAKGWVGYIPLPANLGIRLQPKVPIQSILGMLEYAYNLKSFRFLDGLIDCETLEEFCDRLAAILASRILSRVRQGIYQTYLPKTGELGYIRDRLDIRHTIQQPWTVKFTCHYQEYTADIPDNQILLWTMHCLSFSGLCRQFSQHLVSETYRALKGVVRLRHFNSQDCCDRSYNRLNQDYESLHTLCYFFLEQIAPSHSIGFSKNLPFLVDMSKLYEQFIYQWLKIHLPGNFSIKAQQRLQIGKKLNFKIDLVIYETSMENPRYILDTKYKRSLKPSTEDVAQIIAYATAKNCPEAILIYPVDLPEPVDEWVGDRQIHLRSLTFSTQTNLEKSGDKFLSKLFDNYQNVN; encoded by the coding sequence ATGAATTTAGACACTATTAAAGTTATTGAAATCATCGAATATCAATCAATTTTAATTCCGCGTCAGGATATTCCCCAAGCAGCCCTGGATGAACTAAGACAAAAATACAAACCCCAACTTCAAATTGGGCTTGAAGATACAAGATATGGTGATTTCTGGAAACTTACGGCTAAAGGATGGGTTGGTTATATTCCTTTACCGGCAAATTTGGGGATTAGACTTCAGCCTAAAGTCCCCATTCAATCTATCTTAGGAATGTTAGAATATGCCTATAATTTAAAAAGTTTTCGGTTTTTAGATGGTTTGATTGATTGTGAAACCTTAGAGGAATTTTGCGATCGCCTTGCCGCTATTCTCGCTAGTCGCATTTTATCTCGCGTTCGTCAGGGCATTTATCAGACCTATCTACCAAAGACAGGAGAATTAGGATATATTCGCGATCGCCTCGATATTCGCCACACAATTCAACAACCTTGGACGGTCAAATTCACTTGTCATTATCAAGAATACACCGCTGATATTCCAGATAATCAGATTCTCCTTTGGACAATGCACTGTCTGAGTTTTTCTGGTCTTTGTCGCCAGTTCTCGCAACATCTCGTATCAGAAACTTATCGCGCATTAAAAGGAGTAGTAAGACTGAGACATTTTAACTCTCAAGACTGCTGCGATCGCTCATATAACCGCTTAAATCAAGATTACGAATCTTTACACACCCTCTGTTACTTTTTTCTGGAACAGATCGCCCCCAGTCATTCCATAGGTTTTTCTAAAAATTTACCTTTTTTGGTAGATATGTCAAAACTCTATGAGCAGTTTATTTATCAATGGTTAAAAATCCACCTCCCTGGAAATTTTAGCATTAAAGCCCAACAACGATTACAGATTGGTAAAAAATTAAACTTTAAAATAGATTTAGTGATTTATGAAACATCTATGGAAAATCCTAGATATATCCTTGATACTAAATACAAGAGGTCATTAAAACCATCGACAGAAGATGTCGCTCAAATTATCGCTTATGCCACTGCCAAAAATTGCCCTGAAGCAATTTTAATTTATCCCGTTGATTTACCTGAACCCGTTGATGAATGGGTAGGCGATCGCCAAATACACCTGAGAAGTTTAACTTTTTCCACTCAGACAAACCTGGAAAAATCAGGTGATAAATTTTTAAGTAAATTGTTTGATAATTATCAAAATGTAAACTGA
- a CDS encoding McrB family protein, with the protein MKDPYIKGCLNKISDYKEQRQQGRRNFEAIASLVQYGQIPTELILLQLLPYENSPSNSYQRAWIHSNPGITGTLEEWLKQQQWNEKQTAKIARAIFRLVKRCNDDPSQLSVACNEFWQISYAQNITTELISPILHALKPDKFMMIHQKSLQIINGFYQKSYTEQLKDYPETNHLGNQLIKELANYKQQVFGLPAIPDYDFFDLFCHWVFRGNHQIFLNKQESLPKLNKENFVNSHTNQNSKYSLLQCAEETGFEESELKRWVRAIHRKGQAILQGPPGTGKTYLAEKIAQHLIGGRDGFCELVQFHPAYAYEDFIQGIRPKTDDRGQLTYPVVPGRFLEFCQKSQECKDTCVLIIDEINRANLSSVFGELMYLLEYRDKDIYLSGSGEKFKIPKNVRLIGTMNTADRSIALVDYALRRRFAFIEISPNYQALQTYHKRANTDFPVENLIKILQKLNQQINDRHYAIGNSFFMVENLQDELPDIWQMEIEPYLEEYFFNQLGKVDEFRWQKINQNFLV; encoded by the coding sequence TTGAAGGATCCTTACATAAAGGGATGTCTAAATAAAATATCTGACTATAAGGAACAGCGTCAACAGGGACGACGTAACTTTGAAGCGATCGCCTCATTGGTTCAGTATGGACAAATTCCTACGGAACTGATTCTACTACAATTACTGCCTTATGAAAATTCTCCTAGTAATTCTTATCAAAGAGCATGGATCCATAGTAATCCAGGCATCACTGGAACCTTAGAAGAATGGTTAAAACAGCAACAATGGAATGAAAAACAAACCGCAAAAATAGCTCGGGCAATTTTTCGGTTGGTTAAACGCTGTAACGACGATCCAAGCCAGTTGTCAGTTGCTTGCAATGAGTTTTGGCAAATTTCTTATGCTCAAAATATCACTACAGAGTTAATCTCGCCGATTCTTCATGCACTGAAACCTGACAAATTTATGATGATTCATCAGAAATCACTACAGATTATTAATGGTTTTTATCAAAAGTCTTATACTGAACAATTAAAAGATTATCCAGAAACGAATCACTTAGGGAATCAGTTAATTAAAGAATTGGCAAATTATAAACAACAGGTCTTTGGTCTGCCAGCAATTCCAGATTATGACTTTTTTGATTTATTTTGTCACTGGGTTTTCAGGGGGAATCATCAGATTTTTTTAAATAAACAAGAGAGTTTACCTAAATTAAATAAAGAGAATTTTGTGAATAGTCACACGAATCAAAACTCGAAATATTCTTTATTACAATGTGCTGAAGAAACCGGATTTGAGGAATCAGAACTCAAAAGATGGGTACGCGCTATCCACCGTAAAGGACAAGCTATTTTACAAGGCCCTCCCGGAACAGGTAAAACTTATCTAGCGGAAAAAATTGCTCAACATTTAATTGGTGGTCGCGATGGTTTCTGTGAACTGGTGCAATTTCATCCCGCGTATGCTTATGAAGATTTTATTCAGGGAATTCGTCCTAAAACTGATGATCGAGGACAACTAACTTATCCAGTGGTTCCTGGTCGTTTTTTGGAGTTTTGCCAAAAATCTCAGGAATGTAAAGATACTTGTGTTCTGATTATTGATGAAATTAACCGAGCAAATTTATCGAGTGTCTTTGGGGAGTTAATGTATTTACTGGAATATCGAGACAAAGATATTTATTTGTCTGGAAGTGGTGAAAAGTTTAAAATTCCTAAAAATGTCAGATTAATCGGGACTATGAACACCGCCGATCGCTCTATTGCTTTAGTCGATTATGCGCTACGCCGACGTTTTGCTTTTATCGAAATATCTCCGAACTATCAGGCATTACAAACATATCACAAACGAGCTAATACTGATTTTCCGGTAGAAAATTTGATCAAAATTTTGCAAAAGCTTAATCAACAAATTAACGATCGGCATTATGCGATCGGCAATTCTTTTTTTATGGTGGAAAATTTACAAGATGAACTCCCTGATATTTGGCAAATGGAAATTGAACCTTATTTGGAGGAGTATTTTTTTAACCAGTTGGGAAAAGTCGATGAGTTTCGTTGGCAAAAAATTAATCAAAATTTTTTAGTATGA
- a CDS encoding ASCH domain-containing protein: protein MSESQDNILLLSIKPEYVLKLFEGTKKVELRKIKPKLMPGNRVVVYACSPVKAIVGVFEVEKVLEDSPSSLWDRVKEIAGISKPDFDDYYYTSRKAYAIFLKKTEQYEPPLDLEAIKQQWFNFHPPQSYKYLTNSEFKEIQNMITIA from the coding sequence ATGTCAGAAAGCCAAGACAATATTTTGTTACTCTCTATCAAACCAGAATATGTCCTTAAGTTGTTTGAAGGAACCAAAAAAGTAGAGTTAAGAAAAATTAAACCAAAGTTAATGCCAGGAAATAGGGTGGTGGTTTATGCTTGTTCCCCAGTGAAAGCGATCGTCGGTGTATTTGAAGTAGAAAAAGTGCTTGAAGATAGTCCAAGCAGCCTTTGGGATCGGGTGAAAGAAATTGCTGGTATCAGTAAACCAGATTTTGATGATTATTATTATACTTCCAGAAAAGCGTATGCAATTTTTTTAAAAAAAACCGAACAATATGAGCCTCCATTAGATTTAGAAGCTATCAAGCAGCAATGGTTTAACTTTCATCCACCGCAAAGTTACAAATACTTAACAAATTCTGAGTTTAAAGAAATTCAAAATATGATCACAATAGCTTAA
- a CDS encoding GNAT family N-acetyltransferase — MKQNSPVKIQVIDENSPYLETVIALGDANKATLGFFKRKAFIQSAAKRQIIVALDSHKNCIGYLLYYTRCRDRYIKIVHLCLAPSCRGQGIAKQLVEYLKKNTQDYNGIDLTCRDDYNLQDMWVNFGFVAAYSKPAEKRGKNSTIWRLDYGKTNLLFDLANQHRENKLSVAIDYSIFGMLTKKTPDAEAEALLADWLQSEVELCVTEEIFNKINQINNLKERNRQQQLFDDFTCLPCPHDKFEDAFQSLKLFVSKNQKININESDLRSLARTLAAKIYIVVTKSKQLLDNAERLYESLKISILSPDDLILSIDTLNQNPDYQPARLAGTQLEETIIQKGEESNLIDAFYLSGKEDKAEFSQRLRRFIAEKDKFTHVLVRNAEKEPLALVVYDKHKPHELEIPMIRVGDHSLSTTLARHLIFRSISKAAFDNRQFTRITDPHLDDSIINAIQEDMFITVQDGYLKMNIAQAEPASILSRKVISLVDRYIETNNGYNYFKKCSEDINSLDLNEYKNLFVIEKALWPAKIIDAHIPTFIIPIQPRWAQELFDYHLSKQCLLHNITDLALNREAVYYKSKQGTTKLKPGIVGRILWYVSADKDRGFIGIQAIRACSILDEVVIGTPEELDLRFRNLGVYKKEDLLKIAKNDEKRDIMALRFSNTELFNHPIDLTDIREILNNKTTIQSSIEITDRQFEQIYKMGYA, encoded by the coding sequence GTGAAACAAAATAGTCCAGTAAAAATTCAAGTCATTGATGAAAACTCTCCCTATTTAGAAACTGTGATTGCTCTAGGGGATGCGAATAAAGCTACTTTGGGATTTTTCAAAAGAAAAGCTTTTATACAATCCGCAGCAAAGCGTCAGATTATTGTTGCTCTAGATTCCCACAAAAACTGTATTGGCTATCTACTCTATTACACTCGTTGTCGCGATCGTTATATTAAGATTGTTCATCTTTGCTTGGCTCCATCCTGTCGAGGCCAAGGAATTGCCAAGCAACTTGTTGAGTATCTGAAGAAAAATACTCAAGACTATAATGGAATAGATCTAACTTGTAGAGATGATTATAATTTACAGGATATGTGGGTAAACTTTGGGTTTGTAGCTGCCTATTCTAAACCCGCAGAAAAACGGGGAAAAAATAGTACAATTTGGCGTTTAGATTATGGTAAAACTAATCTGTTGTTTGATTTAGCCAATCAGCATAGAGAAAATAAATTATCTGTGGCTATTGATTATTCTATCTTTGGAATGCTGACTAAAAAAACACCTGATGCAGAGGCAGAAGCTTTATTGGCTGATTGGCTTCAATCTGAAGTAGAATTGTGTGTGACTGAAGAAATTTTCAATAAAATTAATCAGATCAATAATCTCAAAGAACGAAATCGTCAGCAACAATTATTTGATGATTTTACTTGCCTGCCTTGTCCCCATGATAAATTTGAGGATGCTTTTCAAAGTCTTAAGTTATTTGTGAGCAAAAATCAAAAAATAAATATTAATGAATCAGATTTGCGTAGTCTTGCCAGAACTCTGGCAGCAAAAATTTATATTGTAGTCACCAAAAGTAAACAATTACTTGATAATGCCGAGCGATTATATGAATCATTAAAAATATCAATCTTATCTCCTGATGATTTAATTCTTAGCATAGATACTCTCAACCAAAACCCTGACTATCAGCCTGCACGATTAGCGGGAACTCAGCTAGAAGAAACAATTATACAAAAAGGTGAAGAATCTAACCTAATTGATGCTTTCTATTTATCAGGTAAAGAAGATAAAGCCGAATTTTCGCAGCGCTTACGCCGATTTATTGCAGAAAAAGATAAATTTACTCATGTTTTAGTGAGAAATGCAGAAAAAGAGCCTCTTGCTTTGGTTGTGTATGACAAACATAAACCCCATGAGTTAGAAATTCCCATGATTCGAGTCGGGGATCATTCCCTCTCGACAACCTTGGCACGTCATTTAATTTTTCGCTCTATATCAAAAGCTGCATTTGACAATCGTCAATTTACCAGAATCACCGATCCACACTTAGATGATTCAATTATCAATGCTATTCAAGAAGATATGTTCATTACTGTTCAAGATGGATATTTAAAAATGAATATTGCTCAGGCTGAACCTGCATCTATCCTTTCAAGAAAAGTAATCAGCCTAGTAGATCGGTATATAGAAACTAATAATGGTTATAATTATTTCAAAAAATGTTCTGAAGATATCAATTCTTTAGATTTAAATGAGTACAAAAATTTATTCGTTATTGAAAAAGCGCTTTGGCCCGCAAAGATTATTGATGCTCATATTCCTACATTTATTATTCCTATTCAGCCAAGATGGGCTCAAGAATTATTCGATTATCATTTATCAAAACAGTGTTTATTACACAATATCACTGATTTAGCTCTGAACAGAGAAGCCGTGTATTATAAATCCAAACAAGGTACTACAAAATTAAAACCGGGAATTGTTGGTAGAATTTTATGGTATGTCAGTGCTGATAAAGATCGGGGTTTTATCGGAATTCAGGCAATTAGAGCTTGTTCTATTCTAGATGAGGTGGTCATTGGCACCCCTGAAGAGTTAGATTTACGTTTCCGAAATTTAGGAGTTTACAAAAAAGAAGATTTACTTAAAATTGCTAAAAATGACGAAAAACGAGATATAATGGCTTTAAGATTTAGCAACACAGAACTGTTTAATCATCCAATTGACTTGACAGATATTCGGGAAATCCTGAATAATAAAACAACCATACAAAGTTCTATTGAGATTACCGATCGACAATTTGAGCAAATTTACAAGATGGGTTACGCCTAA